A stretch of the Flavobacterium sp. 5 genome encodes the following:
- a CDS encoding GNAT family N-acetyltransferase, translating to MNEIKIAITDQDIASCWEAMSLLRPMLKEDEFVQQIKEMQKEGYTLLFIFENNRVVSLAGYRIWTMLYCGKMLYIDDLSTLENSRGKGYASTLLNHIYEIAKEQNCISVQLDSGPTRTDAHKLYFKENFTISAFHFNKQL from the coding sequence ATGAACGAAATTAAAATTGCAATTACAGACCAAGACATAGCTTCCTGTTGGGAGGCTATGTCTCTTTTACGTCCCATGCTGAAGGAAGACGAATTTGTACAACAAATCAAGGAAATGCAAAAAGAAGGCTATACACTTCTATTTATTTTCGAGAATAATAGAGTGGTTTCTTTAGCAGGTTACCGAATTTGGACGATGCTCTATTGTGGCAAAATGCTGTACATAGACGATCTTTCAACTCTGGAAAATTCCAGAGGAAAAGGCTATGCTTCGACTCTGCTTAACCATATTTATGAGATTGCCAAGGAGCAAAATTGTATATCGGTACAATTGGACAGCGGTCCCACACGAACCGATGCGCATAAACTTTACTTTAAA
- a CDS encoding carboxymuconolactone decarboxylase family protein, whose translation MQTQRIDINTVTPGAYQSLIQLDKYVTETNLSKSLYHLIKVRASLINGCALCIQSHSNDALAGGESSKRLLALNSWADSPYFTNEERVILALTDETTLIAKNGVSNETFDKAIQILGEEKVSHAIMAIACINAWNRIGKATLLIPE comes from the coding sequence ATGCAAACACAAAGAATTGACATCAACACCGTAACGCCAGGCGCATACCAATCGCTTATTCAATTAGATAAATATGTTACCGAAACAAATTTATCTAAATCTCTGTATCATCTTATCAAAGTTCGCGCATCATTAATCAACGGTTGTGCCTTGTGCATACAATCGCACAGTAATGATGCATTGGCGGGAGGCGAATCCTCCAAACGTTTATTAGCTTTAAATTCCTGGGCAGATTCTCCTTATTTTACTAACGAAGAAAGAGTAATTTTGGCCTTGACCGATGAAACTACTTTGATTGCAAAAAACGGTGTTTCAAACGAAACTTTTGATAAAGCTATTCAGATTTTGGGAGAAGAGAAAGTTTCGCATGCAATTATGGCAATTGCCTGTATAAACGCTTGGAACAGAATAGGAAAAGCTACATTATTAATTCCTGAATAA
- a CDS encoding helix-turn-helix domain-containing protein gives MAFNLKLIDETILMNLPERQYKFVLIFCKAGEVKIEIDNQLYEISGGYILTITPKQYYQFIEINNCEGCILEFTYDFFCKDEKSVELIYHNGLYCHFGLNELIKISDQNSLSRIEDYCNALKSELENKPFEYETSLHSILKLLIIEVSRCKIIQQERPLYKPDALFLQFLNLIRDNFEKRLTVKEYAQLLLISEQKLNEITKKNTNETTQQLINDLIILEAKRLFNYENLNVKQVAFKLGFDDSHYFSRFFKKQTATRAKDHLRTLLTE, from the coding sequence ATGGCTTTTAACTTAAAACTAATTGACGAAACTATACTGATGAATCTGCCCGAGCGACAGTATAAATTTGTATTGATTTTTTGCAAAGCTGGAGAAGTAAAAATTGAAATTGACAATCAGCTTTATGAAATTAGTGGAGGTTATATTTTGACTATTACACCAAAACAATATTATCAATTTATTGAAATCAATAATTGCGAAGGATGTATTTTGGAATTCACGTATGACTTCTTTTGTAAAGATGAAAAGTCTGTTGAACTCATTTACCACAACGGTTTATACTGCCATTTCGGATTAAACGAACTTATCAAAATATCTGATCAAAACAGTTTAAGCAGAATTGAGGATTATTGTAATGCATTAAAAAGTGAATTAGAAAACAAACCCTTTGAATACGAAACAAGTTTGCATTCTATTCTCAAATTATTGATCATTGAGGTAAGCAGATGCAAAATTATTCAGCAGGAAAGACCGCTTTACAAACCTGACGCTTTGTTTTTGCAATTTTTAAACTTGATAAGAGACAACTTCGAGAAACGTCTCACCGTAAAAGAATATGCCCAGTTATTACTTATTTCTGAGCAAAAATTAAATGAAATCACCAAGAAAAACACCAACGAAACCACGCAGCAACTCATAAATGATTTAATCATTTTGGAAGCCAAACGCCTATTTAACTATGAAAACCTGAATGTGAAGCAAGTCGCTTTCAAATTAGGTTTTGATGATAGTCACTATTTTTCTAGATTTTTTAAAAAACAAACAGCAACAAGAGCCAAAGACCATTTGCGTACACTTTTGACCGAATAA
- a CDS encoding GNAT family N-acetyltransferase gives MSIEWKIKPFEALTVTELYDILQLRSKIFVVEQNCVYLDLDGKDKVALHLFGIYEDKIVAHARLFKAGISFDNASIGRVTVDSDYRDRKWGHDLMENAIAGILEHFDESQITIGAQLYLKKFYEKLGFVQSSEMYLEDDIPHIEMIKS, from the coding sequence ATGTCTATAGAATGGAAAATAAAGCCTTTTGAGGCATTAACTGTAACTGAATTATATGATATACTTCAATTACGAAGTAAGATCTTCGTAGTGGAGCAAAACTGCGTTTATCTTGATTTGGATGGAAAGGACAAAGTAGCATTACATCTTTTTGGAATTTATGAGGATAAAATTGTTGCGCATGCGAGACTTTTCAAAGCAGGAATTTCTTTTGATAACGCTTCTATTGGAAGAGTAACTGTAGATTCAGATTACAGAGACCGAAAATGGGGTCATGATTTGATGGAAAATGCGATTGCTGGTATTTTGGAACATTTTGACGAAAGTCAAATTACTATTGGAGCGCAATTATATCTCAAGAAATTCTACGAAAAACTAGGTTTTGTGCAATCAAGTGAAATGTATCTTGAAGATGACATTCCGCATATTGAAATGATTAAGAGCTAA
- a CDS encoding DUF4837 family protein, with translation MNKIFFFFFSFFSLFFISCSKKSENSSRPSTGKINTISIVIDDQLWNGIIGDSIRNKFASPVEGLSKEEPQFDINQYPIDVMEGFVTKSRTIIVVKQGKENLFAIKKNQYATPQNVIHITGRNLSDLLEIIEKRTPQIIKVIEEGEIKAHQILLNDSILNPEIIQKQFQLTLKIPKNYSYIVKNKSFVWFKSEFPSGSASLLITQLPICTFNSEDNVLEKVIKVHDSIGTLYIKGKEPSSSLYIDKTYPIYLSQITLDGKPAYETKGVWRLRDNFMFGPFLNYLIVDSKNKRIIYLEGFCYVPSRERRDYMHELESIIKSVQIN, from the coding sequence ATGAATAAAATTTTCTTTTTCTTTTTTTCATTTTTTTCTCTTTTTTTTATTTCCTGCTCTAAGAAAAGTGAAAATAGTTCCAGACCTTCAACAGGCAAGATTAACACTATTTCAATAGTTATAGATGATCAGTTGTGGAATGGTATTATTGGCGATAGCATTCGAAATAAATTTGCTAGTCCAGTTGAAGGTTTATCAAAAGAAGAACCTCAATTTGACATAAATCAGTATCCCATAGACGTAATGGAAGGTTTTGTGACAAAAAGCAGAACTATTATCGTTGTTAAACAAGGGAAAGAGAATCTTTTTGCAATTAAAAAAAATCAATATGCTACTCCTCAAAATGTAATTCATATAACAGGAAGAAATCTTTCGGATTTATTGGAGATTATTGAAAAGAGAACACCTCAAATCATTAAGGTCATTGAGGAGGGTGAAATCAAAGCACACCAAATTCTACTAAATGATTCTATACTTAATCCAGAAATAATCCAAAAGCAATTTCAGCTGACTTTAAAAATCCCTAAAAACTATTCTTATATAGTAAAGAATAAGAGTTTTGTTTGGTTCAAAAGTGAGTTTCCAAGTGGAAGTGCCAGTTTACTTATCACTCAATTACCTATTTGTACTTTTAATTCTGAAGATAATGTGTTAGAGAAAGTCATAAAAGTTCATGATTCCATAGGGACTTTGTATATAAAAGGCAAAGAACCTAGTTCTAGTCTTTATATTGACAAAACATATCCTATTTATTTATCACAAATTACTCTTGACGGCAAACCAGCTTATGAAACGAAAGGTGTTTGGCGTTTGAGAGATAACTTTATGTTTGGCCCCTTTTTAAATTATCTGATAGTAGATTCTAAAAATAAACGTATCATTTACCTAGAAGGATTTTGCTATGTTCCCTCAAGAGAGAGACGAGATTATATGCATGAATTAGAATCCATTATTAAAAGTGTTCAGATAAATTAA
- a CDS encoding DUF1080 domain-containing protein, whose product MFKKIFFSIAFLLILNSCSVHEKNFSQNDWYAFTKASKQRIKPSEVYEFTDDGTIRMHGDNIGYLMTNKSYTNFELHLDFRWNIEEKYNKNNTKKNSGVMYNIPTNFPDNIWPKGIQFQIKENTTGDFIFLDNITAVVNGKLVEAGASVTSPKFTANENPYGEWNTILIRSFNGKIVQFLNGKLVNECSDVSSTEGKISLNYEGSPIDFRNIKLKSISKEEK is encoded by the coding sequence ATGTTTAAAAAAATATTTTTTTCCATTGCCTTTCTTCTGATTTTAAATTCTTGTTCTGTACACGAAAAAAACTTTTCACAGAATGATTGGTATGCTTTTACTAAAGCAAGTAAGCAAAGAATCAAACCTTCAGAGGTATATGAGTTTACAGATGATGGGACGATTCGGATGCATGGAGATAATATTGGTTATTTGATGACCAATAAAAGTTATACAAACTTTGAATTACATTTAGATTTTAGATGGAATATTGAAGAAAAATATAACAAAAACAACACTAAAAAAAATAGTGGTGTCATGTACAACATACCAACAAATTTTCCTGACAACATCTGGCCAAAAGGAATTCAATTTCAGATAAAAGAAAATACTACTGGAGACTTCATTTTTTTAGATAATATAACAGCAGTAGTAAATGGGAAATTGGTGGAAGCCGGTGCAAGTGTAACTTCACCTAAATTTACAGCTAATGAAAATCCTTATGGTGAATGGAATACCATTTTAATTCGTTCATTCAATGGGAAAATCGTCCAATTTTTGAATGGAAAATTAGTAAATGAATGCTCAGACGTTTCTTCAACGGAAGGTAAGATTTCTTTAAATTACGAAGGTTCTCCAATTGATTTCAGAAATATTAAATTAAAAAGTATTTCTAAAGAAGAAAAGTAA
- a CDS encoding LysM peptidoglycan-binding domain-containing protein has product MTIKNTTLSFFLMLTTCAFSQNTVENAEIGTVQKPISYLDSIKNSFVKYDRTVKTDSLWMNQIGTSLDIYNDLATEINTVNVDKDIDAELPTELLKARLAAMDAKSPFNIEYNQGLENLIKSFLKNRKKAFANQMAVAQYYFPIFEEALAKQNVPLEIKYLAVVESALNPKAVSRVGATGLWQFMYNTGKQYNLSIDSYVDERSDPLKASAAAAQYMTNMFTIFNDWDLVLASYNSGPGNVTKAIRRSGGQQNFWNIKKHLPLETQGYVPAFLATMYIYEYHKEHGIVPKKALVRHFATDTVMVKKEMSFTQISNLLDIPIEQLQALNPSYKRNVIPNYAGKDHYLTLPSCKVAVFTSNEDKIYAYVQSELDKREKINQGRKTIYSKDSTALASSNSRVKYYKVKRGDNLSIIAKNNNVAVSDLKKWNYIKSNFVTPGKSLKIFVEKDLDTSVALASNQEKSRAIIVKDNTNVVTTESKSTVDKKDTLVANAANSYIVQKGDNLNVIAKKFNTTVAEIKEWNHLSSSNLKLGSSLQVGNVPVETNEAVAATETPVAPELRDISYEVQKGDNLGSIAKKFGSSIVDLKNWNNLHSNSLAVGNVLTVAKNEVAIVVNNATVDSFKKRDSNTSSNNIDISYLVQKGDSLFSISKKYPGVSVSDLKKWNNITGDDLKPGMGLKIKG; this is encoded by the coding sequence ATGACAATAAAAAATACCACACTTTCGTTTTTTCTAATGCTTACTACTTGTGCATTTTCTCAGAATACTGTAGAAAATGCAGAAATTGGAACTGTTCAAAAACCTATTTCGTATTTAGACTCTATCAAAAATTCTTTCGTAAAATATGACCGTACTGTTAAAACGGATAGTTTATGGATGAATCAAATAGGTACTTCTCTTGATATTTATAATGATTTAGCTACTGAAATTAATACCGTAAATGTTGACAAGGATATAGATGCTGAGCTTCCTACTGAATTGTTGAAGGCAAGGCTAGCAGCAATGGACGCCAAATCACCTTTTAACATTGAGTATAATCAAGGTTTAGAGAATTTAATTAAGTCTTTCCTTAAAAATAGAAAAAAAGCTTTTGCTAACCAAATGGCAGTTGCTCAATATTATTTTCCAATTTTCGAAGAGGCATTGGCGAAACAAAATGTTCCTCTAGAAATTAAATATTTGGCGGTTGTTGAGTCGGCATTAAATCCAAAGGCTGTATCTCGAGTTGGTGCTACAGGTTTATGGCAATTTATGTATAATACAGGTAAGCAATATAACTTAAGTATTGATTCTTATGTAGATGAACGTTCGGATCCTTTGAAGGCATCTGCTGCAGCGGCTCAGTATATGACCAATATGTTTACCATTTTTAATGATTGGGATTTGGTTTTAGCTTCTTATAATTCAGGTCCGGGAAATGTAACTAAGGCAATTCGCCGTTCAGGAGGTCAACAAAATTTTTGGAATATTAAAAAACATTTACCACTAGAAACTCAAGGGTATGTTCCAGCTTTTCTAGCCACTATGTATATTTATGAGTACCATAAAGAACATGGTATAGTTCCTAAAAAAGCTCTGGTTAGACATTTTGCAACAGACACTGTAATGGTTAAAAAAGAAATGTCATTTACTCAAATTTCTAATTTATTAGATATTCCAATTGAGCAATTGCAAGCATTAAATCCATCCTATAAGCGAAATGTAATTCCTAATTATGCTGGTAAAGATCATTATTTAACGCTTCCTTCTTGTAAAGTTGCTGTTTTTACTTCTAATGAAGACAAAATTTATGCGTACGTTCAATCTGAATTGGACAAAAGAGAAAAAATAAATCAAGGTAGAAAAACAATTTATAGTAAAGATTCTACCGCTTTAGCTTCTTCTAACAGCAGAGTAAAGTATTATAAAGTAAAACGTGGTGATAATTTAAGTATAATTGCTAAGAATAATAATGTCGCGGTTTCTGATTTAAAAAAGTGGAATTACATTAAAAGTAATTTCGTAACACCTGGAAAATCTTTAAAGATATTTGTTGAAAAAGATTTAGACACAAGTGTAGCTTTAGCTTCCAACCAAGAGAAAAGTAGAGCCATTATTGTAAAAGATAATACAAACGTGGTTACTACAGAATCTAAAAGTACTGTAGACAAAAAAGATACTTTGGTTGCAAATGCGGCAAATTCATATATAGTTCAAAAAGGAGATAATCTAAACGTTATTGCCAAAAAATTTAATACTACCGTTGCCGAAATTAAAGAATGGAATCATTTAAGTTCTTCAAATTTAAAATTAGGTTCTTCATTACAAGTAGGGAATGTTCCTGTTGAAACAAATGAAGCTGTTGCTGCTACAGAAACTCCAGTTGCACCAGAGTTAAGAGATATTAGTTATGAAGTTCAAAAAGGTGATAATTTAGGAAGTATTGCCAAAAAATTTGGTTCTTCTATCGTTGATTTAAAAAATTGGAATAATTTACACTCTAATAGTTTGGCTGTTGGAAATGTGTTAACAGTAGCTAAGAATGAAGTTGCAATTGTTGTTAATAATGCTACAGTAGATTCATTCAAAAAAAGAGATTCTAACACTTCTTCTAATAATATTGATATTAGTTATTTGGTTCAAAAAGGAGATTCTTTATTCAGTATATCTAAAAAATATCCAGGTGTTTCTGTGTCAGATTTAAAAAAATGGAATAACATCACAGGTGACGATTTAAAACCAGGCATGGGTTTAAAAATAAAAGGATAA
- the pgk gene encoding phosphoglycerate kinase: protein MKTLNNFDFNNKKAIIRVDFNVPLDENFNVTDATRIEAAKPTIDAILAQGGSVILMSHLGRPKGAQDKYSLKHILATTSEILGVPVQFAANCVGAEAQEAAKNLKAGQVLLLENLRFHDEEEAGDVAFAKELASLGDIYVNDAFGTAHRAHASTTIIAQFFPVNKCFGTLLAKEIESLNKVLKNSEKPVTAILGGSKVSSKITVIENILDKVDHMIIGGGMTFTFVKALGGKVGESICEDDKLELALEILRLAKEKGVQIHIPVDVVAANDFSNTADTQIVDVREIPDGWQGLDAGPKSLENFEKVIMESKTILWNGPLGVFEMETFAKGTIALGNFIAASTANGAFSLVGGGDSVAAVKQFGFEDKMSYVSTGGGAMLEMLEGKILPGIAAILD from the coding sequence ATGAAGACTTTAAATAATTTTGATTTTAATAACAAAAAGGCAATAATAAGAGTTGATTTTAATGTTCCTTTAGATGAAAATTTTAATGTAACAGATGCTACTCGTATTGAAGCTGCAAAACCGACTATCGATGCTATTTTAGCTCAAGGAGGTAGTGTTATTTTAATGTCTCACCTTGGAAGACCAAAAGGAGCTCAAGATAAATATTCATTAAAACATATTTTAGCAACTACTTCAGAGATTTTGGGAGTACCAGTTCAATTTGCTGCAAATTGCGTTGGAGCTGAAGCTCAAGAAGCTGCCAAAAATTTGAAAGCTGGACAAGTATTATTATTGGAGAATTTACGTTTTCATGATGAAGAAGAAGCTGGAGATGTGGCTTTCGCTAAAGAATTAGCTTCACTTGGAGATATCTATGTAAATGATGCTTTTGGGACAGCACATAGAGCGCATGCTTCGACTACTATTATAGCACAGTTTTTCCCTGTAAATAAATGTTTCGGAACATTATTAGCTAAAGAAATTGAAAGTTTAAATAAGGTTTTAAAAAACAGTGAAAAACCTGTAACTGCAATTCTTGGAGGTTCTAAAGTTTCTTCTAAAATCACGGTTATTGAAAATATTCTTGACAAAGTAGATCATATGATTATTGGTGGTGGAATGACTTTTACTTTTGTTAAAGCATTAGGTGGAAAAGTAGGTGAATCTATTTGTGAAGATGATAAGTTAGAGTTAGCTCTTGAAATTTTAAGACTAGCTAAAGAAAAAGGAGTACAAATCCATATTCCTGTTGATGTTGTAGCTGCGAATGATTTTTCGAATACTGCAGATACACAGATCGTTGATGTAAGAGAAATTCCTGATGGATGGCAAGGTCTTGATGCGGGTCCAAAATCATTAGAAAACTTTGAAAAAGTGATTATGGAGTCTAAAACTATTCTTTGGAATGGTCCTCTAGGAGTTTTTGAAATGGAAACATTTGCTAAAGGAACAATTGCACTTGGTAACTTTATTGCTGCTTCAACTGCCAATGGAGCTTTCTCACTTGTAGGTGGTGGAGATTCAGTTGCTGCTGTAAAACAATTTGGATTCGAAGATAAAATGAGCTATGTTTCTACTGGTGGTGGTGCTATGTTAGAAATGTTAGAAGGCAAAATTTTACCTGGAATTGCTGCTATATTAGACTAA
- a CDS encoding type IX secretion system membrane protein PorP/SprF: MKKILISILLLTVASSYSQELNVPVATQYLADNPYVISPTYAGIGDNFRINLNGYKQWVGVPDAPQSQALYADFRVLDQSGVGLTLYNDSNGNTKQSGGKLTFAHHIILGYYSKQYLSFGISYIYNSFRLNTANFKPGEADSDITDNRSTMNNNFEVGFLYRNKGFYASATATNILQKDLQLDIAYEPNKLTNYQFYSGYVLDFGNRSELEPSAFYQYYQSDGRSVTDLNIKYRKFNRYEDYFWVGASYRFLNDQIGEPLAVGPIVGFLKGYISVGYSYQITLNKLAAYNSGTHSLTIGFRFLQGVSNCPCTQGPVHE, encoded by the coding sequence ATGAAAAAGATCTTAATTAGCATTTTACTTTTGACTGTAGCGAGTAGCTATAGTCAAGAGTTGAATGTTCCCGTAGCTACTCAATACTTAGCGGATAATCCTTATGTGATTTCTCCAACTTATGCTGGAATTGGCGATAATTTTAGAATTAATCTGAATGGATATAAACAATGGGTAGGTGTGCCAGATGCACCTCAGAGTCAGGCGCTTTATGCCGATTTTAGAGTTTTAGATCAGTCAGGTGTTGGATTAACGCTGTATAATGACTCCAATGGAAATACAAAGCAATCAGGGGGTAAACTTACTTTTGCTCACCATATCATTTTGGGTTATTATTCTAAACAGTACCTTTCTTTTGGTATTTCGTACATCTATAATTCATTTCGACTTAATACAGCTAATTTTAAGCCTGGAGAGGCTGATTCAGATATTACTGATAATCGTTCTACGATGAATAATAACTTTGAGGTAGGTTTTCTTTATCGTAATAAAGGATTTTATGCGAGTGCTACTGCTACTAACATTTTACAAAAAGACCTTCAACTTGACATAGCTTATGAACCAAATAAGCTTACTAATTATCAATTTTACTCTGGTTATGTACTTGATTTTGGTAATAGAAGTGAATTAGAGCCTTCAGCTTTTTACCAATATTATCAAAGTGATGGACGTTCGGTAACGGATTTAAATATAAAATATAGAAAATTTAATAGATATGAAGATTACTTTTGGGTAGGAGCTTCTTATCGTTTTTTGAATGACCAAATTGGAGAACCCCTTGCAGTGGGACCTATAGTTGGATTTTTGAAAGGTTATATTTCTGTTGGTTATTCATATCAAATAACATTAAATAAACTAGCTGCTTACAATTCAGGAACGCATTCTTTGACTATTGGATTTAGATTCCTGCAGGGAGTTAGTAACTGTCCTTGTACGCAAGGTCCTGTACATGAATAA